The Spirosoma oryzicola genome window below encodes:
- a CDS encoding LytTR family DNA-binding domain-containing protein: MNAPLPPLSKLIKIPGIASPVQSETISHFEGFGNYSRLFFLGKSAPVVVSQTLKLFELQLPNFLRVSKSHLVNPQHIISLDSLKGRSNQLTLSNEVFVPVSRRRIDGIRTQLSVQGVH, from the coding sequence ATGAATGCACCTCTCCCTCCATTGTCAAAACTTATTAAGATTCCGGGAATAGCTTCCCCCGTTCAAAGCGAGACAATCTCCCATTTCGAAGGCTTCGGAAATTATTCACGCCTATTTTTTTTAGGGAAATCTGCACCCGTTGTCGTAAGCCAGACGCTCAAATTATTTGAGTTGCAGCTTCCTAACTTCCTGCGAGTCAGTAAATCGCACCTAGTAAATCCACAACATATTATTTCGTTGGATAGTCTGAAGGGCCGCTCCAATCAGCTAACACTCAGCAACGAAGTATTTGTGCCTGTATCAAGACGACGGATCGATGGAATACGAACTCAGTTGAGTGTACAAGGTGTGCATTAG
- a CDS encoding cellulose binding domain-containing protein: MDKAGNLYVAEYYNNRVTRWAPGAMQGVMMAGDGSSGSGPGQLNGPTDVGMDATGNLFVLENGNNRVTRWAPGATQGITVAGGNGGGDGADQLTYPEGFYVDAAGYLYIADTGNARVQLWKPGATQGITVAGGNGVGNGVNQLSRPLDIWINLAGNLYVSDGFTNYRVQRFDNLAPSLTGLQAQPNPVCSGQPVSFTATVGRTTGPYSYTITNGIGSLLTGNASSTSFSQSLTATGSGPQSYTLTVTTPAGYSATASVSLTVIARPAAPGVSNLTYCQNAVASVLTASGSRLRWYDASGNPLPEAPRPATNQVGSNTYYVTQTSDSGCESERAALTVTVKPTPTTPTLVTQSGGAYPAGVSSLIISQNTGNVILTVSGCQGGSISWQGGNSTTLAVSTANTGSQSFTASCTQNGCTSPTATATVTVVAPTLKVLSRDPDNGQLGNNTIKPYLLLQNAGTTPIPYSTITLRYWLTTENNIPLIFQKNYVAIGQGNLSLRYVALATPRQGATGYIEYSFSGGTGSLAPNSDSGPLEVQATKQDYSRFVQSDDYSYINNSSFTLNARITAYQNGVIFYGTEPTGSGNAREAVPEAGSLLVVKVLGNPVVGSSAEVEISGASGQTVQLKLVDLQGKLINGHSIKEAGLVERVSLPLSNVQGMLLLEVSTATHRQQIKLLRP, translated from the coding sequence GTGGACAAAGCGGGTAATCTTTATGTTGCGGAATATTACAACAATCGCGTGACCCGCTGGGCACCGGGCGCTATGCAGGGCGTTATGATGGCGGGCGATGGTAGTTCTGGCAGCGGTCCTGGGCAGCTAAATGGGCCAACAGACGTAGGCATGGATGCTACGGGTAATCTTTTTGTTTTAGAGAATGGCAACAATCGTGTAACCCGCTGGGCACCGGGCGCGACGCAGGGCATTACGGTAGCGGGCGGTAATGGAGGGGGCGACGGGGCAGATCAGCTAACTTATCCCGAAGGTTTTTACGTAGACGCAGCGGGGTATTTGTACATCGCTGATACGGGTAATGCCCGCGTCCAACTTTGGAAACCGGGGGCTACGCAAGGCATTACGGTAGCGGGGGGAAATGGAGTTGGTAACGGAGTAAATCAGCTGAGTAGACCACTGGATATCTGGATAAACCTCGCTGGCAACCTTTACGTCTCCGATGGTTTTACTAATTATCGCGTTCAACGATTTGATAACCTGGCACCCAGCCTCACCGGTCTACAGGCACAGCCAAACCCGGTTTGTAGCGGCCAGCCCGTTAGCTTCACCGCTACAGTAGGCAGAACAACGGGTCCGTACAGCTACACCATAACCAATGGTATAGGCAGTCTACTGACGGGCAACGCCAGCAGCACCAGCTTTAGCCAGAGCCTGACGGCCACCGGGTCAGGTCCCCAGTCGTATACGCTGACGGTAACGACACCGGCGGGTTACAGCGCCACAGCGAGCGTCTCCCTGACGGTTATTGCCAGACCAGCAGCCCCCGGAGTCAGTAACCTCACTTACTGTCAGAACGCGGTAGCCTCGGTCTTGACGGCCAGCGGCTCAAGACTTCGCTGGTATGATGCCAGCGGCAATCCCCTGCCCGAAGCACCAAGGCCTGCCACCAATCAGGTTGGTAGCAACACCTATTATGTCACCCAAACCAGCGACAGCGGGTGCGAAAGCGAGCGGGCGGCACTCACCGTCACGGTGAAGCCTACGCCGACCACTCCCACGCTGGTGACCCAGTCAGGTGGAGCCTACCCTGCCGGGGTGAGTAGCCTGATCATCTCCCAGAACACGGGCAATGTTATCCTGACCGTTTCGGGTTGTCAAGGGGGCAGCATCAGCTGGCAGGGGGGCAACAGCACCACCCTGGCCGTCTCGACAGCCAACACCGGTAGCCAGAGTTTCACCGCTAGCTGCACCCAAAACGGCTGCACCAGCCCCACCGCTACAGCCACAGTAACGGTGGTGGCCCCCACGCTCAAAGTACTCTCACGTGATCCCGACAACGGACAGCTAGGTAACAACACCATCAAGCCTTACCTGTTGCTGCAAAACGCGGGTACCACGCCGATCCCGTACAGCACAATCACGTTGCGCTACTGGCTGACTACCGAAAATAACATTCCCCTGATCTTCCAGAAAAACTACGTAGCTATCGGGCAGGGTAATCTCAGCCTACGGTATGTAGCGCTGGCAACTCCTCGTCAGGGGGCCACGGGCTACATCGAGTACAGCTTTAGCGGAGGAACGGGCAGTCTGGCTCCCAACAGTGACTCAGGCCCGCTGGAGGTGCAGGCTACCAAGCAGGACTACAGCCGTTTCGTGCAGAGCGACGATTATTCGTACATCAACAACAGCAGCTTCACGCTCAACGCCCGCATCACGGCGTATCAGAACGGGGTGATCTTCTACGGCACCGAACCCACGGGTAGCGGTAATGCCCGTGAAGCAGTGCCGGAAGCAGGCTCGTTGCTAGTGGTGAAGGTGCTGGGCAACCCCGTGGTGGGTTCGTCGGCCGAGGTAGAGATCAGCGGAGCTAGTGGTCAGACGGTGCAACTGAAGCTGGTTGACTTACAGGGGAAATTGATAAACGGTCATTCCATTAAGGAAGCTGGTTTAGTAGAACGGGTGAGCCTACCGTTGAGCAACGTGCAAGGGATGCTGCTACTGGAAGTAAGTACGGCTACCCACCGCCAACAAATCAAACTTTTACGACCCTAA